In the genome of Oryzias melastigma strain HK-1 linkage group LG4, ASM292280v2, whole genome shotgun sequence, the window agtCGATTTGAATCGGTTTAagctcaatagatcaataatcaattcacaaaagatataaatcgatttagcacatgaagctaaagtccgctagcttgatgctaacgttcactagaatttcccataggacggctaatgctaacattcggttgacaacaaaaaatacattgctgactaaatctgaacatctttatttgcttacatacatacatttttcaaaccttttaaggaaatattttttaaagtaactatttgtggtttaaaacttCGTTTTccccctcatactgttgtcttcttcttgaattaagtGTACTTTTAttgcgcgatcgccacctagtggtcaaactgaaacgccctccaggacaAGCAGcactgtttacaatgttaatgatctgaacatttttgttggaacttctcctttagagaatccatgtaagactgtatgatattaaaaaatcttattattttactgatacattttacaatatgtgaactggatcagactaatgtaatatattcaaattaagtagtagatttttaatgtatttctaaacaaatgtgtttaaatttgtaaatttaaaattgaattaaattgaagaatagaaggattgaaaaaaaaaaaatcggaatcaaattgaattgtttctggaaattataaccaatACCCAGTCCTAATTCAAACTctaattttctaattatttaccaaaaaatatatatttttttctcaacgtTTTATTGGTAATAAgctaattaatttaattcagttAAAGTCTGCACCTGGAAAGGCTGAGCACAGAGGATCTACAGCCAGATGACTTCCTCTAAACACGACAACAAACTCTTGTTCTTGTCCAATGAAACCAAATGTTTAGTTTCAGCTCAGACAGGAAGAGGGCACCGAAACCCTGTTGTAGTTTCTCATACGAGTCCTGACTCTGACAACAGGAAAATGTTCTGATCATGAAAATATTCcagaatttcaatttaaaaagaaaaaagaaagtccaTCGGAATCAAAGAGAAAAGATCTGTCAGTGATAAACTGATGTTGAAAAGACAGCAAACTTTGTGGTAAACTCTGTTTAGTGTGTTCTGGTTCCAGCTGAAAGAACCGACAGAGCAGCTCTGTGGGAATCAGCTTCACTCAGCTCATGCAAATCCAGCGTAAAgctcaaaagaaacaaactatttGTTTGCTGCACATTTTAATAACATGCAACTACAGTCCAGACCACACAATAGCTTACAGCTTTTTCCTTTCAAACTAATGATTCCTGAAACAAAACATCTATGGAgataaattggggccaatattagtTGAAACCCAAATAgaacaaattgaaaataatattggtgtttaagataagataagataagatagtcctttattcatcccacagtggggaaattcTAGTATTACAGCAGTATTACGGATAAAAAAAGGGGATCaggcaataaaaaatgtgaaaaattagacaatttacatgtttacaaagaaaacaaagttaaagtgtggtgacaaaagaaaaataaagaggaagaagaattGCACCTTGGGAcaattttttggacaaaaaaaagtaaaatgtccaaaacttttgggcatttaaaaacatatatatatatatattgagcttcaaatgttctgttttttaggtttcaaaactcagaatttcaatttcaaaacttattttttggttttgaatctaaaaaatttcagtttcaaaacttttgtccCTGTTGGCTAACACGAAAGACCGGGTTCAAAACCGggttcagtcccggtgcgttcactgactctgagaacttggATATTTAGGGTCAGAAAATGTCCGTTTTGTCTGTACTATCATCGTCTGAAGTTGTCTAGAGATCAGAGTTTCAGCGTGTCCAAAAACCGTTCTAGCCCATTCAAAGCGCCACCTTATTGTGTTccatacatttatcaaaaacGTCCGTGTTGTTGTGAGATGAATGTGTGTGCTGCAACCTGTGTGTTACCTCatgagtcagtgaatgcaccaggactgaaccCGGTtgtgattggtccttcgtgttagccccgccccaacgggaacaacagttttgaaattgaaaattttcagattcaaatttggaaaaaagagttaaaagtagaaaaaaaaagtagtttcgaaacctaaaaaaaatgccaattaattttattgtagaatagcaaaaagttttggacattttacattttttttggccaaacaccaatatatttttcaaattttttgtttgggtttcaaataatattggcaccCCCTCTTTTTCTCTTGATGGTACCTTTGTACGCAGCCTCGGGCCGTGTGTGAGGGCGAGCATTGACGGGATGGTCCGGGTAGCCGTACCCACCAGGGCCCACGTTCTCGTAGTCATGGATACGAGGTTGAGGAGGCCTtggtaaagaaaagaaaaacatttataagctaaaatgcttcaaaaaatacataaagaagCAGCTAAGGTTTATTTTGCACCTGGCGGGTTTGCTGTGATTTTTCTGCCTCTGGTAGTCGTAGTCTTCTCGCGTTCTGGGTCGCACGACGTCCTCAGACTTTGGCTGGAAACCAACAACGATCGACAGTTCTAGAGCAGCTCAAGAGGACATACAATTATAAATTAACAAAACCTTACTCTGTGTTCTCCCTCCTGTCGTCTCCTCTCCATGGCCATCCTCTCCCTCTCCTGCGCCTTTTCCTTTTCCCGTTCTCGAATCTTTCTGTACTCCTTCTTCTCTTGTTCCATCAGGATTCTAGCGATTTCCTACGAGAACAGTGGACACAATGAGACTCCATAGCTAACGAGACGCTTAAAATGACCAACTTCTGACTCTGCATGGTCTGTTCAGACATTTTAGTCCCAAAAAAGCcaattttagacataaatacGTGAAGTAGCTCCCAGAGATTCAGATATTCAACAATCTTACCTCATCTTGGGCCACTTGGGCTGCACGCACATGCATACTGTTGGCCTAAACAAAGCAAGAAAACAGAACTGAACTCCACATctggaaaaacatttgaataatgaaaacagcaaagagTTTCAGTTGCTATTTTTCAGTCATATCAGatttatcttgtttttctgctttttttcaccAGTTTATCTTCTTAGCttcaaaaagttgaaaaatttggatgagaaaaaaatgaaataaaaagtgaagcttTAAGTACAAAGAAAACCTTTTCTCCCGTATATTATTCACATATTTACCACATTTATTGTCCCTAAAGAAATAAACTcagcaaactttattaacaaaaaaaaaagaaaaaaaaaagatgaaaaaattcaaaacaaaaacgagAACTGAGAGCTGGTTTGCAACGCACAACTATGTTACGATTATGATTTGCAtctaaactatatttttttttcaatgaataaaatgaaatttaaaaagaaaaatgaataaattaaatcatttacatttaattcaaatttaataaatacatttgttttgttttttttacttaaaagcacataaattctttaaaacgAGACACCCTTTTCAACACAGGATAATCTACTGAAGCAAATTTACTCAAaggaaaaatgaacataaaacacaaaaaatgccaTTTCTTCTGCAAAATACATGAAGTAAACTTTGGAGAGCCATCATTCTTTTCATTACTTACTATTGTTGTTAATCTATTAACCCTCTAACCCACTAAACTGAAACGTATGAATGTAAAATCAAAGATACGAAAAAAGCGAGATGAAACGCCCTCCACAGACTCCATCATCACCTTCAGTTCTTCCTCCTGCAGCTTTTTCGCCACCTCCATGTCCCGTAGTTCTTGTTCACGGAGGTCCAGTTTGGTCAGCCCCTGAGTCGCCTCGCTCAGTCCAAACTCGGCACTTTCCCCGATGACTGCGCCGCCTCCTCTGTGCCCGGGACGACCTGCAGAAGCAGTCACATGACCTGCGTCACGACTCGCTCTCTCTCGGCAGACCAAAACAATCTGATTTAGTTAAGTCAACAAGAATTATAGTTTGAATATCTGCacttttatttgatcatttttagaaTCAATGGttgtaaaatgagaaaagagaagcagcagaaacaaaaaaacagagattttgtcaatttttttcaattaataacagacaaaaaataattctacCAAtctcaaacaaattaaattgtagttggattaaaagaaaacatttttaaagggcTTCAGCACATTTCcactaaaaaaagtttggttACTTTAAGGTAAACAGGAGGCGCCAAATCCCCTCAATATGTCTGAAACCCTTTATCAATGTCGAAACATTTCATCAAAAATCTTTGGAGACATTTCTCCAGGAAAACTCTCCGTGACACCACAATGATCCAGCAGAACACCGCAAAGTCATCAGTCCCCATTGTGAGGAAGAAAACCTGTGCATGTGAAAAAccagtgcatgatgggaaaacGTATCAATAGAACTAAAATTcaaaaacttaagaaaagagagttttattttgaaatgcaaagTAATGCAGCATGCCTTACACATAAGAAGGATGAGCATGGACATGACCCTTCCTACACACTTCCTCAGCCTTTGATTGGCTTTTGCAATGAGGCTAATTAACCAATTAAAAGCCAAGTTAATGGTGAGACTTAAGAAAAAACGTAATTTGTTTAAACATGGTATTTTATTCTTTACCTAAACCATTTATATTGAGagtatttcctttttctaaTGTGACAAAACTTATAAATTTAGTttgttgacataaaaaaagtttagaaaaccattcatcatttttgatttttctgttgtttttttttttttttttgacgtaaCAGAATATAATGAAGGTTCGATCCCACAAAGGCGAAATTACCTTATCATAGctctattaaaaacaatagACTGAtagtaaataaaactaaaaatacatttataaatgactAATAATAATTATCGtatagctgcatttccatttactacaaaattgttcaaattggGATTTGTGATGCTTAATGGAAAGAcatcaatttagaaaaaaattgcatttattgataaaaacgtttttgtgtttgagggagttttttattttttttatttttgagtcgtATCGAAATTGATggattttgcaaaactgcaaaggcttttttcaaattaaatgtcaCGTGACCAACAGTGAGagcatcaaaagttgagcgtgtcatgcggaattgttggatcctcaaaatcacttcatccgtagctcctcccactcagCTTTCCGCTTCAGgacctgaataagacgccgacgtctcctttgatagatgatgcaCTTTTAGATGATACATTTGAATGTACCTGCAGTAAATCAAAGCTTTTAAATGACTTATCGCGCACgtaggtttgtgtttattccagGGGTGTGCACGTTAACGCGTTAACACACAGTTAATAAACTTgaattaatgcattaatattcattaacacaaattaatcgCACCTCATGGAGCAGCGGTCCTTCACTTTGCCTCAGCAGTGCAGTCATCCACATTAAAACACTTCGTCAGGTTCTTTTTCCCCACTTATACTACGGCTATttacaaaagacataaatattcaatcggtttttagtactttaatcttgataTAGCTTTTTCACATTAAAGCAGGCTATTAGATCCATGATCCAGcgcgttgtcacggtaacaaaACGTCGCTGAGCCTCAAAGGAAAGCGACATATATGTTGATCGtcacaacataaaataaaatgttgcatcagttcagagagaaaggaaggaaaatgttctttctggtccgtttttgttcaaaagtagaattttgtcatttaaaatgtacttaataAATTTAGCTAGTAAAATATTGTGATGAGTAGTGATCAATCATAACAAAAGTCTGATTAATCtggtatattttttaatcatttgatggccttaattaaaaataaacattctaaatgtgcagttttgtgtgtacaTTTCCTTTataattatttgcagataataggtggtcggcaaatactacagcaaaaaaaaaagcgattaattgcaatttcTTTtctccaggtttgcgattaatagGTTATtttaatcgattaatcgattcctggccctagtttatttgcataatcatgatttaatggaaactgtgtcattgtgtgttttttttacatttctagaatattgataaagttttgcacatatgtgtaaAGGAAACACATCTTATGAGGTGTTGTAGATTCTAATAGCTGACAGGAAGTAAGACTTGAAAGCGCTCCTTCCTGCAGAGAGGTGTTAAAGTCTGAAGGAGAAACAAGCAAAATaagagtttgaaatatttaagtttatctACTCTGGACTTAAGTTGTTTAGGTACCAAAAACTGAACTCAGATTTGCAGCTTTTGTTTGACAGTGAGGAGAGGATCAAATCCCGGCTCATCCCGACACCACAAGAGTACTGTCAGTGCAGGCAAGCTGTCTGAGGAGAAAGTGCTAATAGTTTAATTGCtcagttttgttgtgtttctgcatcatgttctgttttcacgTGCACAGATTTAGAATCTAGAATGAAGATGTTGGAGGAACCCACCACCTGACATTACCCCGCAGAGAGCGCTGCCACCACGTCACACAGAAAGGTCGACCCCGTGGGGCTCTCGGG includes:
- the ccdc50 gene encoding coiled-coil domain-containing protein 50 isoform X2, with protein sequence MAECDVSIDQKKLPGVKEVCRDFAVLEDHSLAYNLQEQEIESHLASNVHKNRLVQKDLIVAKKLQEEEDEIAKIKSQKQHGDIERQDNEIAQEIQEELIRQAELQRLQEEKDAAIARKLQEKEMKEERRRKKQQESNVEEDYFEDHGGRPGHRGGGAVIGESAEFGLSEATQGLTKLDLREQELRDMEVAKKLQEEELKANSMHVRAAQVAQDEEIARILMEQEKKEYRKIREREKEKAQERERMAMERRRQEGEHRPKSEDVVRPRTREDYDYQRQKNHSKPARPPQPRIHDYENVGPGGYGYPDHPVNARPHTRPEAAYKGAYQKR